From Flavobacterium sp. 102, a single genomic window includes:
- a CDS encoding tol-pal system YbgF family protein, with protein sequence MNEQLYIAFENYFNNEMSESAKLEFENQLQNDADMQQKFEIYKETTQFLSAKFDSETIAFKENLKAISNDNFSKTNESKSKVIAFTPWYYAVAASVVIALGTWFMMQGNPEYGDFNQHENAYFTERSVGDENLNEAQNAFNQKDYKRAVASFQKVPNLASPELQYFYAIALIETNDYVKAEAFLNEIKSGTSVYKDKATWYLALSNLKQEKLEECKTYLIQIPADAEDYTKAQKLLKDLE encoded by the coding sequence ATGAACGAGCAATTGTACATAGCATTCGAAAATTATTTCAATAATGAAATGTCGGAGTCAGCCAAATTGGAATTTGAAAACCAACTTCAAAATGATGCCGACATGCAACAGAAATTTGAAATATATAAAGAAACAACGCAGTTTTTATCAGCAAAATTTGATTCAGAAACCATCGCTTTTAAAGAAAATTTGAAGGCTATTTCAAACGATAATTTTTCTAAAACCAACGAAAGCAAATCAAAAGTTATTGCCTTCACGCCATGGTATTATGCCGTTGCAGCATCAGTTGTAATTGCGCTTGGAACTTGGTTTATGATGCAGGGAAATCCGGAGTATGGTGATTTCAACCAACATGAGAATGCTTATTTTACAGAGCGAAGCGTTGGGGATGAAAATCTAAATGAAGCACAAAATGCTTTCAACCAAAAAGATTATAAAAGAGCAGTGGCTTCCTTTCAAAAAGTGCCGAATTTAGCTAGTCCGGAATTGCAATATTTTTACGCGATTGCCTTAATTGAAACCAATGATTATGTAAAAGCCGAAGCGTTTTTAAACGAAATAAAATCGGGAACTTCTGTTTATAAAGACAAAGCCACTTGGTATTTGGCATTATCTAATTTAAAGCAAGAGAAATTGGAAGAATGTAAGACCTATCTAATTCAAATTCCGGCTGATGCTGAAGATTACACCAAAGCCCAAAAATTATTAAAAGACCTAGAGTAG
- a CDS encoding TatD family hydrolase yields the protein MILTDTHTHLYSEEFQNDRTAMILRAIDAGVSRLFVPSIDSTYTQKMYDLETQFPDNVFLMMGLHPCYVKPETYQEELAHVETELSNRHFYTVGEIGIDLYWDKTTLAIQQEAFQRQIQLAKKHRLAINIHCRDAFDEVFEVLDGEKATDLFGIFHCFTGDFGQAKRAIDLNMKLGIGGVATFKNGKIDQFLNEIDLQHIVLETDSPYLAPVPFRGKRNESSYTKLVAEKLAQIYQVPLEEIARITTENSKAIFGI from the coding sequence ATGATTTTAACCGATACACATACACATCTTTACTCCGAAGAATTTCAAAACGACCGAACGGCAATGATTCTTCGGGCCATCGATGCCGGTGTTTCTCGCCTTTTTGTGCCTTCAATTGATTCGACTTACACCCAAAAAATGTACGATTTGGAAACCCAATTTCCGGATAATGTTTTTTTAATGATGGGTTTGCATCCGTGTTATGTAAAACCGGAAACCTATCAGGAAGAATTGGCTCATGTGGAAACGGAATTGTCTAATCGGCATTTTTATACCGTTGGTGAAATCGGCATTGATTTGTATTGGGACAAAACGACTTTGGCTATCCAGCAAGAAGCTTTTCAACGCCAAATCCAATTGGCTAAAAAACACCGATTAGCCATCAACATTCACTGTCGCGATGCGTTTGATGAAGTTTTCGAAGTTTTAGACGGTGAAAAGGCAACCGATTTATTCGGAATTTTTCATTGCTTTACCGGTGATTTTGGTCAGGCCAAAAGAGCCATTGATTTGAATATGAAACTTGGAATCGGCGGAGTCGCTACTTTCAAAAACGGAAAGATTGACCAGTTTTTGAACGAAATCGATTTACAACACATTGTCCTTGAAACAGATTCGCCCTATTTGGCGCCGGTGCCTTTTCGCGGCAAGCGAAATGAAAGTAGCTATACCAAATTAGTAGCCGAAAAATTAGCCCAGATTTATCAAGTTCCATTAGAAGAAATTGCCCGAATTACTACAGAAAATTCTAAAGCTATTTTTGGGATTTAA
- a CDS encoding 1-acyl-sn-glycerol-3-phosphate acyltransferase, whose amino-acid sequence MQKFDSIRPFYDTEVNEAIQSAVNHPMMKALMGFTFPDVEEEVWKSQLQKTHSIRDFQCNFIYQAVQKVLKKSSEGLTTSGFEKLQSNTSYLFISNHRDIILDTSLLNVALFDHGLVMTASAIGDNLVQKSFLKTLSKLNRNFLVQRGLSPRELLESSKLLSEYIGHLLLRENRSVWIAQREGRTKDGNDATHSGVLKMLGMGSDEKSLMDYFKKIKIVPVSISYEYDPTDALKMPQLIAEAKNEIYIKEKNEDFVTLLSGIIGQKKRIHIHVGDVLDKELDAIKTEFDNNNKQIQALAQAIDDSILQSYMLWPTNYIAYDLLHKTDQYAAFYTENEKSLFERRLEMKIDENNPQMVESFLAMYANPVVNKSKYQNAI is encoded by the coding sequence ATGCAGAAATTCGATTCTATTCGTCCGTTTTATGATACAGAAGTGAATGAAGCCATTCAATCTGCTGTTAATCATCCGATGATGAAAGCTTTAATGGGTTTCACATTTCCCGATGTAGAGGAAGAAGTATGGAAGAGCCAACTTCAAAAAACACATTCCATCCGTGACTTCCAGTGCAATTTTATATATCAGGCCGTACAAAAAGTACTGAAGAAAAGTTCGGAAGGGTTAACGACTTCTGGTTTTGAAAAATTACAATCGAATACTTCTTATCTTTTTATTTCCAATCACCGAGATATTATTTTGGATACTTCGTTGCTAAATGTGGCGCTATTCGACCACGGATTAGTAATGACGGCTTCAGCGATTGGTGATAATTTGGTTCAAAAGTCATTTCTGAAAACATTGTCGAAACTCAACAGAAACTTTTTAGTACAACGAGGTTTGTCGCCAAGAGAGTTATTGGAAAGTTCCAAATTATTATCGGAATATATTGGTCATTTATTATTGCGCGAAAACCGTTCCGTATGGATTGCCCAACGCGAAGGAAGAACCAAAGACGGTAATGATGCAACTCATTCAGGCGTTTTGAAAATGCTCGGAATGGGTTCGGATGAAAAAAGTTTGATGGACTATTTCAAAAAGATAAAGATTGTTCCGGTTTCCATTTCTTACGAATATGATCCCACGGATGCTTTGAAAATGCCACAGTTAATTGCAGAAGCTAAAAATGAAATCTACATTAAAGAGAAGAACGAAGATTTTGTAACACTTTTGAGTGGAATCATTGGTCAAAAGAAACGCATTCACATTCATGTCGGCGATGTTCTAGACAAAGAGTTGGATGCAATTAAAACTGAATTTGACAATAATAATAAGCAAATTCAAGCATTGGCACAAGCTATAGACGATTCTATTTTGCAGAGTTATATGTTGTGGCCAACAAATTATATCGCTTATGATTTGTTGCATAAAACAGATCAATACGCTGCCTTTTACACCGAAAATGAAAAGTCGCTTTTCGAAAGAAGATTAGAAATGAAAATAGACGAGAACAATCCGCAAATGGTGGAAAGTTTCTTGGCGATGTATGCCAATCCGGTAGTGAATAAATCCAAATATCAGAATGCAATCTAA
- a CDS encoding asparaginase: MQSKPNILLVYTGGTIGMMKDFETGALKAFNFKKLLQKIPELKQLECNIETVSFEKPIDSSNMNREKWVKIAQIIEDNYQNFDGFVVLHGSDTMSYSASALSFMLENLNKPVVFTGSQLPIGDLRTDAKENLITAIQIASLQHKGKPVIQEVGLYFEYKLYRGNRTTKINAEHFNAFTSPNYPPLAESGVHLTINPNAILQKQSAKKLLVHKELNEDVVIVKMFPGINESVLSAIVAIPNLKGIILETYGSGNAPTEDWFIQILKKAIKNGLHVVNVTQCSGGSVNMGQYETSTQLKKIGVVSGKDITTEAAITKLMYLLGQNVAPTVFKTIFETSLRGEMQ; encoded by the coding sequence ATGCAATCTAAACCCAATATATTGCTGGTTTATACTGGTGGCACCATCGGAATGATGAAAGATTTTGAAACTGGTGCGTTAAAAGCTTTCAACTTTAAAAAGTTATTGCAGAAAATTCCTGAACTCAAACAATTAGAGTGTAATATAGAAACGGTTTCGTTTGAAAAGCCAATTGACTCTTCGAACATGAATCGCGAAAAATGGGTTAAGATTGCCCAAATCATAGAAGATAATTACCAGAATTTTGACGGTTTTGTAGTACTTCACGGTTCGGATACGATGTCTTATTCGGCTTCAGCCTTAAGTTTTATGTTGGAGAATCTGAACAAGCCTGTTGTGTTTACCGGTTCGCAATTACCCATCGGAGATTTGCGAACGGATGCCAAAGAGAATTTAATTACAGCCATTCAAATAGCTTCTTTACAGCATAAAGGGAAACCTGTGATTCAGGAAGTGGGTTTGTATTTTGAATACAAACTATACCGTGGCAATCGCACTACGAAAATTAATGCAGAGCATTTTAACGCTTTTACGTCGCCCAATTATCCGCCATTAGCAGAATCGGGTGTGCATTTGACTATCAATCCGAATGCGATTTTACAAAAACAATCGGCTAAGAAATTATTGGTACACAAAGAACTCAATGAGGATGTAGTAATTGTCAAAATGTTCCCCGGAATAAACGAATCTGTTTTATCGGCTATCGTGGCAATTCCCAATTTAAAAGGCATCATTTTGGAGACTTACGGTTCCGGAAATGCGCCAACAGAAGATTGGTTTATCCAAATTTTGAAGAAAGCAATCAAGAACGGTTTGCATGTGGTGAATGTTACTCAATGTTCCGGCGGAAGCGTGAATATGGGTCAATATGAAACTAGTACACAGCTCAAAAAAATAGGCGTAGTTTCAGGGAAAGACATCACTACGGAAGCTGCAATTACCAAACTAATGTACTTACTTGGACAAAATGTAGCGCCAACGGTTTTCAAAACTATTTTTGAGACTTCTTTGCGTGGTGAAATGCAGTAA
- a CDS encoding porin family protein: protein MRIKLIISIFFMTLSSFAQDVEKDFDAPDSLYREDQFYFNITYNTLQKRPDGLKQNKLSYGLAFGFLRDMPVNTKRTVSFAAGLGYSLSVFNQNLGIIDVNNVTTYQILNADNITFSKNKLSLHCVDLPIEFRWRNATPDSHKFWRVHLGIKLSYLFHDQYKLESSQGNIGQTNLEDLNDFHYGIYLTTGWNTWNLYAYYGLNPLFKSSAKIEGQSIDMNTANFGLMFYIL, encoded by the coding sequence ATGCGAATCAAACTCATCATTTCGATTTTTTTTATGACGCTGAGCAGCTTTGCTCAAGATGTTGAAAAAGATTTTGATGCTCCGGATTCGCTCTACCGCGAAGACCAATTTTATTTCAACATAACCTACAACACACTGCAAAAGCGTCCGGATGGTTTGAAACAAAACAAGCTTTCCTACGGTTTGGCTTTTGGTTTTTTGCGCGATATGCCTGTGAATACAAAGCGAACGGTTTCCTTCGCAGCAGGTTTGGGTTATTCGTTATCAGTTTTTAATCAAAATTTAGGGATTATTGATGTCAATAATGTAACCACTTACCAGATTTTGAACGCTGATAATATTACTTTTTCTAAAAACAAATTGTCTCTGCACTGTGTCGATTTACCGATTGAATTCAGATGGAGAAATGCAACACCGGACAGTCATAAGTTTTGGAGAGTACATTTAGGAATTAAGTTGAGTTATCTTTTTCATGACCAATATAAGTTAGAATCTTCACAGGGTAATATTGGGCAAACCAATCTTGAAGACTTAAACGATTTTCATTACGGCATTTATTTGACTACCGGTTGGAATACATGGAATTTGTATGCTTATTACGGTTTGAATCCATTATTCAAATCTTCCGCTAAAATTGAAGGCCAATCTATTGACATGAATACGGCCAACTTTGGTCTGATGTTTTATATTTTATAG
- the rpoN gene encoding RNA polymerase factor sigma-54, with product MLKQFLNLKLSQKLSPQQIQLMKLIQLPTQAFEQRLKEELVENPALESGKDEEELYEKDEFDNNDEYDDYEGSENIEADEINIDEYLSNDETPDYKLQSNNYSDDDDDREMPFAAPVSFHQDLINQLNTFILSDEQREIAEFLVGSIDDDGYLRRSVPDMVDDMAFTQGIYTDEKIVEKILHIIHELEPSGVGARDLQECLLLQLKHKTPTEYVELAIDIIENQFDAFTKKHYEKLLQKYEITQERLKKAIEEIEKLNPKPGGSFDSSSRVVEQIVPDFAIRIVDGELELTLNGRNAPTLHVSKDYQEMLQTYKDSRDKSHSQKDAVQFIKQKLDSAKWFIDAIRQRQETLFVTMNAIMHFQQEFFLDGEETKLKPMILKDIADMVGLDISTVSRVANSKYVDTPYGTKLIKEFFSEAMKNDQGEDVSTLEIKKILKTVIEEEDKSKPLPDDQLADILKEKGYPIARRTIAKYRELLDIPVARMRKKI from the coding sequence ATGTTAAAACAGTTCCTAAATCTAAAACTATCACAAAAATTATCTCCGCAGCAAATCCAGCTGATGAAGTTAATTCAATTGCCTACGCAAGCTTTTGAACAAAGACTGAAAGAGGAATTGGTCGAAAATCCTGCTTTGGAAAGTGGTAAAGACGAAGAAGAATTGTATGAGAAAGACGAGTTTGACAACAATGACGAATACGATGATTATGAAGGAAGTGAGAACATTGAAGCTGACGAAATCAATATTGACGAATATTTAAGCAACGACGAAACACCGGATTATAAATTACAATCCAACAATTACAGCGACGATGACGATGACCGAGAGATGCCTTTTGCGGCACCGGTGAGTTTTCATCAGGATTTGATCAACCAGTTGAATACTTTTATCTTATCGGATGAACAACGTGAAATTGCGGAGTTCTTGGTTGGGAGCATCGATGACGATGGCTATTTACGCCGAAGTGTTCCCGATATGGTTGATGATATGGCGTTTACCCAAGGGATTTATACCGATGAGAAAATCGTGGAAAAAATATTACACATCATCCACGAATTAGAACCGTCAGGTGTTGGCGCGCGTGATTTACAAGAATGTTTGTTGTTGCAATTAAAACACAAAACGCCTACAGAATATGTAGAATTGGCGATAGATATCATCGAAAATCAATTTGACGCTTTTACCAAAAAACATTACGAAAAGCTACTTCAGAAATACGAGATTACGCAAGAACGCTTGAAAAAAGCGATTGAAGAAATCGAAAAACTAAACCCAAAACCGGGTGGTTCTTTTGACAGCAGCAGTCGTGTAGTAGAACAAATCGTACCCGATTTTGCCATCAGAATTGTTGACGGGGAATTGGAACTGACTTTAAACGGCAGAAATGCTCCAACGTTGCACGTTTCCAAAGATTACCAGGAAATGTTACAAACGTATAAAGATTCACGTGACAAATCGCATTCGCAAAAAGATGCGGTGCAATTTATCAAGCAGAAATTGGATTCGGCCAAATGGTTTATCGATGCAATTCGCCAACGCCAAGAAACGCTTTTTGTGACGATGAATGCAATTATGCATTTCCAACAGGAATTCTTTTTAGACGGTGAAGAAACCAAACTGAAACCGATGATTCTAAAAGACATCGCCGACATGGTTGGTTTGGACATTTCTACGGTTTCTCGTGTGGCGAATAGTAAATATGTCGATACGCCTTATGGCACAAAACTCATCAAAGAATTCTTCTCGGAAGCGATGAAAAACGATCAAGGTGAAGATGTTTCTACGCTGGAAATCAAAAAAATTCTGAAAACCGTTATCGAAGAAGAAGACAAATCAAAACCACTTCCGGACGATCAATTGGCTGACATACTTAAAGAAAAAGGCTATCCGATTGCACGAAGAACCATTGCTAAATACCGAGAATTATTAGATATTCCTGTGGCTAGGATGAGGAAAAAGATTTAA
- the asnS gene encoding asparagine--tRNA ligase, with the protein MKHSKVKDLLSSEKTNYEVTVKGWVRTFRNNQFIALNDGSTIHNLQCVVDFENTPEETLKRINTGTAVALTGKLVESQGAGQKYEIQVSTLEILGDCDAEKFPMQPKKHSLEFLRENAHLRVRTNAFGAIMRVRSVLSFAVHSYFQEKGFFYVNTPVITGADAEGAGEMFQVTSLPLDNLPKNEEGNIDYKKDFFGKHTNLTVSGQLEGETFAMALGQIYTFGPTFRAENSNTSRHLAEFWMIEPEVAFNDLTDNMDLAEDFIKYVIKYTLDKCSDDLKFLEGRLLDEEKQKPQAERSEMALLEKLNFVLNNDFKRVSYTEAIDILRESTPNKKKKFQYLIEEWGADLQSEHERFLVEKHFKCPVILFDYPAKIKAFYMRLNDNTEPGKETVRAMDILFPGIGEIVGGSQREERYDVLVEKMKAIGIDEEELWWYLDTRRFGSAVHSGFGLGFERLVLFVTGMTNIRDVIPFPRTPQNAEF; encoded by the coding sequence ATGAAACATTCAAAAGTTAAAGACTTACTAAGCAGCGAGAAAACGAACTATGAAGTAACCGTAAAAGGTTGGGTAAGAACTTTTAGAAACAATCAATTTATCGCGTTGAACGATGGTTCAACTATTCATAACTTACAGTGTGTAGTCGATTTTGAAAATACACCGGAAGAGACTTTGAAAAGAATCAATACCGGAACTGCTGTCGCTTTGACCGGAAAATTAGTCGAAAGCCAAGGCGCCGGACAGAAATATGAAATTCAAGTTTCAACATTAGAAATCTTAGGCGATTGCGATGCGGAGAAATTCCCAATGCAACCTAAGAAACACTCTTTGGAATTCCTTAGAGAAAATGCCCATTTACGCGTTAGAACCAATGCGTTTGGGGCGATCATGCGTGTGCGTTCGGTATTGTCATTTGCGGTACATTCGTATTTCCAGGAAAAAGGATTTTTCTATGTAAACACGCCGGTAATTACCGGTGCCGATGCTGAAGGTGCCGGAGAAATGTTCCAAGTGACTTCTTTGCCTTTAGACAATTTGCCTAAAAACGAAGAAGGCAACATCGATTACAAAAAAGATTTCTTCGGAAAACATACTAATCTTACGGTTTCCGGACAATTAGAAGGCGAAACTTTTGCGATGGCTTTGGGTCAGATTTATACTTTCGGACCAACTTTCCGTGCAGAAAACTCTAACACTTCTCGTCACTTAGCCGAGTTTTGGATGATTGAGCCTGAAGTGGCTTTTAATGACTTGACGGACAACATGGATTTGGCGGAAGATTTTATCAAATATGTGATTAAATATACATTGGACAAATGTTCTGATGATTTGAAATTCTTAGAAGGCCGTTTGTTAGACGAAGAAAAACAAAAACCACAAGCGGAACGCAGCGAAATGGCTTTACTAGAGAAATTGAACTTCGTATTGAACAATGACTTTAAACGCGTATCTTACACCGAAGCGATTGATATTTTAAGAGAATCAACACCAAATAAAAAGAAGAAATTCCAATATTTAATCGAAGAATGGGGTGCCGATTTACAAAGTGAGCACGAACGTTTCTTAGTGGAAAAACACTTCAAATGTCCGGTAATTTTATTTGATTATCCGGCCAAAATCAAAGCGTTTTACATGCGTTTGAATGACAATACCGAACCAGGAAAAGAAACCGTTCGCGCCATGGATATTTTATTCCCGGGCATTGGTGAAATCGTCGGCGGTTCGCAAAGAGAAGAGCGTTACGATGTTTTGGTGGAGAAAATGAAAGCCATCGGCATCGATGAAGAAGAATTATGGTGGTATTTAGATACGCGTCGATTCGGTTCGGCTGTTCACTCCGGATTCGGATTAGGATTTGAAAGATTGGTGCTTTTCGTAACCGGAATGACCAACATCAGAGACGTAATTCCTTTTCCGAGAACACCGCAGAATGCAGAATTTTAA
- a CDS encoding RND family transporter: protein MKKLLGIGFWELIARIILRNRIVILGCIILITILLAFQWKNIRFTQTEANLIPADDKVNVDYNKFLNHFGEEGNLIVIATKDKKLFTPKVYQAWSDLMTEIKSHKEVTLVVSVDNLQKLTKNDSLETFELKPLVDESKVQDEQYLKQIQTELFTKLPFYEGLLFNKKTGAIRSAIYLDKKIVNTKARKDYVLNDLIPAIDKFKKATNVELHTSGMPYIRTLNAKTIIDEIGLFIGAALLITSLIFFYFFRSFRATLISLIVVIIGVMWSFGIMGALGYEITVLTALVPTLVIVIGIPNCIFFINKYHQEYHKHANKAKALQRVITKTGTATLMTNITTAVGFATFIATNNVLLREFGIVTTINILAIYTLSLLLIPIFFSYIPSPIPRHLGHLERESLTSFLKWIVNTVKYNRIGVYITAICLLVFGIIGIGKIKVSGSIIEDMPKNTTFYEDIRFFEKEFDGVMPLEIMIDTKKKNGAMKLTNLRRMEDLEQTITDIPELSKPLSIVNIAKSFNQAYYNGNPDFYTLPSPNEEMFLLPYIKNSLKNSKDNQLKSYISSDGSVARMTTFIKDENGERMEAIEAHIRNKVDKLFPSERYEVIITGKPSVFQKGTKYLLDNLLSSLLFAFFLTGGLVAIMFRSFKMVLVSIIPNLLPLLMTAGLMGFLGIPLKPSTLLVFGIAFGMSVDDTLRFLAQYRLELSRNDWRIKKSVFATFDDAGTSMFYTSIILFFGFSVFMLSSFGGTVALGGLVALTLFFGMLSNLVLLPSLVLTLNKTLANQQELPEPTIDILEHTDEAIDELEKNNK from the coding sequence ATGAAAAAGTTGTTAGGTATTGGTTTTTGGGAATTAATCGCCCGAATAATCCTCAGAAATAGAATTGTTATTTTAGGTTGTATCATCTTAATTACAATACTGTTAGCTTTTCAATGGAAAAACATCCGATTTACCCAAACGGAAGCCAACTTAATTCCGGCCGATGACAAGGTAAATGTTGACTACAATAAATTCCTGAATCACTTTGGCGAAGAAGGCAATCTGATTGTTATTGCTACCAAAGACAAAAAACTATTCACGCCAAAAGTTTACCAAGCTTGGAGTGATTTGATGACCGAAATCAAGTCACACAAAGAAGTCACCTTAGTGGTTTCTGTAGATAATTTACAGAAACTGACGAAAAATGATTCCCTGGAAACTTTCGAATTGAAACCTTTGGTGGATGAAAGTAAAGTTCAGGACGAACAATATCTGAAGCAAATTCAAACCGAATTATTCACCAAATTGCCTTTCTACGAAGGTTTATTATTCAATAAAAAAACCGGCGCCATTCGCTCAGCGATTTATTTAGACAAGAAAATTGTCAATACCAAAGCTCGAAAAGATTACGTTTTAAACGACTTAATCCCGGCGATTGACAAGTTTAAAAAAGCGACCAACGTTGAGTTACATACTTCGGGCATGCCTTATATCCGAACGTTGAATGCGAAGACTATTATTGACGAAATCGGTTTGTTTATTGGTGCGGCTTTGTTGATTACGTCTCTCATTTTCTTTTATTTTTTCCGATCGTTTCGAGCGACATTGATTTCCTTAATCGTCGTGATTATCGGCGTAATGTGGTCTTTCGGAATTATGGGCGCTTTGGGTTATGAAATCACAGTACTGACAGCATTAGTTCCAACGTTAGTCATTGTAATCGGAATACCGAATTGTATTTTCTTTATCAACAAATACCATCAGGAATACCATAAACACGCCAACAAAGCCAAAGCGTTGCAACGCGTAATCACCAAAACCGGAACGGCAACTTTGATGACGAATATCACAACAGCCGTTGGTTTTGCAACGTTTATCGCGACGAATAACGTTTTGTTGAGAGAATTTGGCATCGTAACGACCATCAATATTTTGGCAATTTACACCTTGAGTTTGTTGTTGATTCCAATATTCTTCAGCTATATTCCTTCACCAATCCCTAGACATTTAGGTCATTTGGAAAGAGAATCGCTGACTTCTTTTTTGAAATGGATAGTGAACACCGTAAAATACAACCGCATTGGTGTTTATATCACGGCCATTTGTTTGTTGGTTTTCGGGATTATTGGGATTGGTAAAATCAAAGTTTCGGGCAGTATTATTGAAGACATGCCGAAAAATACCACTTTTTATGAAGACATTCGTTTCTTCGAAAAAGAATTTGACGGTGTCATGCCCTTGGAAATCATGATTGATACCAAAAAGAAAAACGGCGCGATGAAATTGACCAATCTGAGAAGAATGGAAGATTTGGAACAAACTATTACGGATATTCCGGAGCTTTCCAAACCGTTGTCGATTGTCAATATTGCCAAAAGTTTCAACCAAGCTTACTATAACGGCAATCCCGATTTTTACACTTTGCCTTCACCCAATGAGGAAATGTTTTTACTGCCATACATCAAAAATTCGCTGAAAAATTCTAAGGATAATCAACTGAAAAGCTATATTTCTTCGGATGGAAGCGTGGCAAGAATGACTACCTTTATCAAAGATGAAAATGGTGAAAGAATGGAAGCCATCGAAGCGCATATTCGAAATAAAGTGGACAAACTCTTCCCTTCGGAGCGATACGAAGTCATCATCACCGGAAAGCCTTCTGTATTCCAAAAAGGAACTAAATATTTGTTAGACAACTTACTTTCTTCCTTGCTATTTGCCTTCTTCCTAACCGGCGGATTGGTTGCAATTATGTTTCGTTCGTTCAAAATGGTTTTGGTTTCAATCATCCCGAATTTATTACCATTGTTGATGACGGCTGGTTTGATGGGCTTTTTGGGAATTCCTCTGAAACCGTCAACTTTACTGGTATTCGGAATTGCTTTCGGAATGTCTGTCGATGATACTTTGAGATTCTTAGCACAATATCGTTTGGAATTATCACGAAACGACTGGAGAATTAAAAAATCGGTGTTTGCCACATTCGACGATGCGGGGACGAGTATGTTCTATACGTCTATCATTTTATTTTTTGGATTCTCGGTGTTTATGTTATCAAGTTTTGGCGGAACGGTGGCACTTGGTGGTTTGGTGGCGTTGACTTTATTCTTCGGAATGTTATCGAATTTAGTTTTGTTACCATCATTGGTATTGACGTTGAACAAAACCTTGGCCAACCAACAAGAATTACCCGAACCCACTATCGATATCTTGGAACATACCGATGAAGCGATTGATGAGTTAGAAAAGAACAATAAATAA